GTCCGCCGGAATGAGGAGGGCGGCGCGTATAAGCCGCGCTACCGAGGGGTCCCGGTATGGATAATCGGCGCGCGTTCTGGTTCGGGGTCGGCACGCTCCTCGTCGGCGGGTACGTCCTGTTTCACGCCGGTCTCCTCCCGGTGCCCGCCGGGACCGACGACCGCCGAAGCCTCCGGGTCACTGACTGCGCCGGAACCGAGAAGGTTCACCTCAACGCCGCGGTCGCGGACTCGTTCGCCGAGCGGTACGTGGGCCTGAGTCGAACCGAGTCGCTGGCTCCCGGCGAGGGCCTGCTCCTCGCGTACGACGAGAACGGGTCGAAGGGCATCGCCATGCGGAACATGGACTTCCCGCTGGGCGTGGTGTTCGTGTCCGTGGACGGCGAGGTTACGGGCATCAAGACGCTGGATGCGGCCGACTCTCCGTTGTCATACCACCTGCTGTACGAGACCATGTCGGAGTCGGGCCGGTACGTCGTGGAGACGAACGCTGGGTGGGCCGCAGAACGTGGGGTGTCGGTGGGCGACTGTGTTCGGTGGCTTTCGTGGTCTAGTCGCGGAACGTAGTGTCGAAGACGTGTTCGACGCGTCCGTTCCCTCTGTCTGTCGCAGACGGAACGACCACACTGAATTCACGTTCGCGGCGACGATCATAGGACCCATCCTATATTTCACATTCAGAGAGTAAAATATAATACTTTGCAGAGGAATGAAATAATATGGAAGATAATTCCAATAGGTGTTCCAAGCCAAACAATCAGCCGGAAGGCGATAACAACTCCCTGCGGCGTACGTACCTCAAGACGGTTGCGGGAACTGGGGCAGCGATTACGGGGGTATCGTTGCTCTCGTCGTCGGCCTTGGCGTACACCGACCCGTCGGATGCTTACGCTACTGAGTACGATTCTCACATCCCGGGCTTCGGACATCCATCCACCAATAACGGACCCATTCGCCTGTATCTGACCAACAAATGGGAAACGTCCGACCTAGACATCGTTCTCGACAGCGTGAAACTCATGATGCAGAACCTCGAAGAAGCCACCGACAAGGTCAACGGCTGGAAGATCGAGGCGTACAACACCAACGTCGATGCGTTCTTCGATTCCTATTCCGGTGATCCGACCGACCTCAACAAACAGTACATCGATGAGTTCGGCCACACGGACGAAGGTGGAGCGAACCTTTGGATCGGCGACGACGGTTCGATGGACGGCGTGACCTACAGCAACAACGTCTGGAACAACGCCTACGACACGTCCGAGACCTACCCCTATGCGAGCAAGCATCCGAAGACGCTCTTCGATTATTCCGAGCAGAGGCACGTCTCGTGGTCGGCCTGTCACGAAATCTGGCACCAACTCTGTGCTCCTGTCCCGATTTGGGCGGGTAACTACGATGGCGAATCAACGTACTCTCACCACGTTGGAAACGTCGTCCCTTCGGAGCACTACGACGCGACCGTCACGACGATTGGCACGTCACCCGGAGCCGACGACTGGAAAGAGGGGGCGTGTCGAACCACCAACGCTGATCCGTCGTCCAACTCGGTACAGATTAGCGAGTGCGAGGCTGGTGCGGTAGACGACGTCATCTCGTACTTTTCGTGACGACCGGTAATTGGGCCGGAACTCGAACCTAAGCTCGTGGTTGCACGTTGGGGCGCGTTCGCTCGGACGTGTATTCACCATCGATTCACTCCACTTCGCGCGTCAACTCGGCCAGTTCGTTCATCGCCTCCAGCGGCGTCATCGTCGCCACGTCCACCTCGCGGAGGCGCGCGGCGAGTTCGTCCTCGGGACCGTCGGCGACGGCCTTCGGCGGGGAATCGGCGGTAGGTTCGTCCTTCGAGTCGTCGGCGCTCCTCTCGTCCGCCGGTTCCACGTCGGCCGACTCCGCCTCCGCCAGCAATTCGCGCGCTCGCCCGACCACCTCGTCGGGAACCCCTGCCTCGCGGGCGACCTGCACGCCGTAGGAGGCGGTGGCCGCGCCCCGGCGAACCTCGTGGTCGAACGTCACGTCCTCGCCGGTTCCCTCCGCGGCAAAGTGGAGGTTGAACGCGCCCGGCAGTTCCTCGGCGGTCTCGGTCAGTTCGTGGTGGTGCGTCGCAAAGAGCGTGAGCGCGCCCACCTCGTCGTGGACGTGTTCGGTCACAGCGCGGGCGATGGCCAGTCCGTCGGTCGTACTGGTGCCCCGTCCAACCTCGTCTAACAGGACCAACGAGTCGTCGGTCGCGCTTTCGAGAATCGCGGCGAGTTCGGTCATCTCGACCATGAACGTCGAGCGCCCGCCCGCGATGTCGTCGCTCGCGCCGACGCGGGTGAAGATTCGGTCCACCGGCGCGATGCGGGCGCTCGCGGCCGGGACGAAACTCCCGGTCTGGGCGAGGACGGTGATGAGCGCGACCTGCCGCATGTACGTCGATTTCCCCGACATGTTCGGCCCGGTGATGACCGCGAAGGAGTCGGCGGCGTTCGCAGTGTCACGCTCACCGCTCGGCGGCGAAGCCGCCCGTTCGAGGTGCGCGTCGTTGGGCACGAACGACTGTTGGGTGCGCTCGACGACCGGGTGGCGGCCGCCCTCGATGTGGATTCCCTCGCCGCCGATTTCCGGGCGGGCGTAGTCGCGCGTGGCCGCTACCTCCGCCAGCGCGGCCAGCACGTCGAGTCGGGCGAGCGCGTCCGCGACCGCCTGCACGCGCTCGGACTCGGCGGCGACCGTCGAGCGCACGTCTCGGAACAGTTCGTGTTCGAGGTCGTCGGCCCGACTCTCGGCGCGCAGAATCTCGTCCTCGCGCTCCTTGAGTTCCGGCGTGTAGAACCGCTCGGAGTTTTTGAGCGTCTGTCTGCGCTCGTAGTCGTCTGGCACCGCGTCGAGGTTCGGGTTCGTCACCTCGATGTAGTAGCCGTGGACCGAGTTGTGCCCGACCTTCAGCGAGCCGATACCGGTCCGTTCGCGCTCTTGCTGTTCGAGGTCGTCTATCCACGCTTTCCCCTCGCGCTCGGTCTCGCGGAGGTCGTCCAGTTCCTCGTCGTAGCCCCGCTGAATCACGTCGCCCTCGGTGATTTCGCGGGGCGGGTCCTCCCGGATAGCGCGGCCTATCAGCTCTCGCACGTCCGCGAGTTCGTCGAGGTCGTCGCGGAGTTCGACCAGCAACTCGGCGTCGAAGTCGGCCATCGCGGCCTTCAGGTCGGGCACCACGTCGAGGGTGGTCTTCAGCGACCGCAGGTCGCGGGCGTTGGCCCGCCCCCGCGAGATGCGGGCGACGAGGCGCTCGATGTCGTACACATCCCGGAGCAGGTCTCTCGCCTCCTCGCGGGTCTGCACGTCGTGAGTCCACGCTTCCACGGCGTCGAGTCGGGCCTCGATGCGGTCGGGTTCCAGCAGGGGTCGCCGGAGCCAGTCTTTGAGCTTCCGGCTCCCGAGCGCGCAGGCGGTCTCGTCCAGCACCCCGAGCAGGGTCACGTCGGCGTCGCCGTGGACCGTCCGGCGCTCGAACAGTTCGAGGCTGGAGAGCGCCACTCGGTCCAACAGGACGTACTCGCGGGGTTCGTAGCGCGTGAGGTGATTGAGATAGTCGAGGTGGCCGTCCTCGCCTGCGTGCCCGCTGGCACGTTTTCCGCCGCGGGTGTACTCGGCGTACGCCAGCAGGGCACCGCAGGCACGAATCTCGGCGTCGTGGGCCGTCGTACTGCTCGACGCGTTTCGCGCTTCGGTATCGCCGACGAGCAGGGTGTCGGGCGACCCGAAGTAGGCTTCGACGCGCTCGCGGGCCGTCTCCGAGTCGAAGGCCGCCGAGTCGTAGGGTGTGACCATGCAGTCGGCGTCGAAGAACGCCGCGCCGTCTTCCGCGGCGGGTTCCACGATGGCCTCCGCGGGCGCGAAGCGACTCACCTCGTCGGCGATGGTCTCCTCGCGCTCGGCGCTGGTCGCGTAGAAATCGCCGGTCGAAACGTCCAGCAGGGCCAGTCCGTAGCGGTCGGGGTCCTCGGTCAGACAGGCCACGAAGTTGTTGTCCTCGGTGTCGAGCAGTTCGTCTTCGGTTAGCGTGCCCGGCGTCACGATGCGGGTCACCGCCCGGTCCACGACGCTCGTGGTCTCCTCGGGGTCCTGCACTTGGTCGGCGACCGCGACCCGGTAGCCCGCGTCGAGCAGGGTCTCGATGTACGACTCGGCGCTGTCGATGGGGATACCCGCCATCGGGTAGGTGCCGGTCGAGTCCTCGCGCTGGGTCAGCGCGATTTCGAGCAGTCGAGCGGTCCGCTCGGCGGCCTCGCAGAACGTCTCGTAGAAATCGCCCACCTGAAACAGCACGAGCGAGTCGTCGTACTCCCGACAGAGTTCGAAATACTGGCTCATCATCGGCGTCAGCTCGTCCTCGTTTTCGGCCATCTTCTCGGGAGGCCCCAGCGCCGCGTCCATGGGTAGGGTACAGGGACTACGGCCCGAAATACCCCTCGGAACCGGGCGACGGCACGGTCCCGCGCGACCGACTCGATGCTGGCTGTCCCCGCCTCGCTGGCGTCGTTTGTTGGTCTCTCTCGACTACTGACTCGTCCACTTGGCGCGTGCTGGCGCGTCGCCGACGGCGACGCGCCAACCGCGCGAAGGCTGAGGACCGCAGGCCTGTGGCCGAGGACTGCAGGCGGTTGGGGAGGTGTGAGGCTGTCGCGGTGCGGTGCTGTGCGGGCGACTCCATCGCTCAAGCCTGAAGCTAGCTTCTGTCCGTCTGTATCCTCCATCACCAGCTCCTACTTGCCTTCATCCTCCGTCGCTAACTCCGACACAGTTCGACAACTGTTCAACCACGCCGACCCCACCGAAACCGTCCCCACCGAAACCCCGCAAACGCGCCGCGGGCGGAAGGGCTAACCGCCACCGACAACTACGCTGAGATGTGACTGACGCTCTCACCACCGACAAACCCGTCCACCTCGCCGACGCCGACGAACTGGACGCCTTCGTCGCCGAGAACGACCTCGCGCTGGTCGATTTCTACACGAAGGGCTGTTCGCTCTGTCAGGCCATCGAACCCGTGGTGGGCAACGTCGCGCGCGCCACCGACGCCGCGGTAGGGATGCTCAACCCCCGCGACGACCTCGAACTGGTCGATACCTACGACGTGCGGAGCGTGCCGACGCTCCTGCTGTTCGAGGACGGCGAGCTAGTCGGCAGGATGGCCGAGGGGTTCCGCGGGACCGAAGCGGTCGTGGAGTTCGTGGAGTCGCGCGGACGAACCGAGTGAGTCGTCGGTTCCGGTCTCTCTTCGGTGCCGCCCGCGAGTACCGGAAATCCCGGCCGTCGATGGGCCGCTTTTCAGGCTTCGGCGCTAACCGTATCCATGAGCCAGCACTCCACCGACGCGTTGGCGGTCTACTCCGACTACGTCTGTCCGTTCTGTTACCTCGGAAAAGCCGCGATGGAAGAGTACCGCGAGGAGACTGACGACGCGCCGGAGGTCGAGTGGCGCTTCTACGACCTCCGAGGGTACAAGCGCAACCCCGACGGGAGCATCGACCACGACGTAGACGACGGCAAGGACGACGACTATTTCGCGCAGGCCCGCGAGAACATCAATCGTCTCAAAGAGCGCTACGACGTGGAGATGAACCTCGACCTCTCGAAGAACGTCGATTCGTGGAACGCCCAGCAGGCCGCCCTCTACGTCCGCCAGACCGAGGGCAAGGAACTCTTCCTCGATTTCCACGAATCCGTCTTCGACGCGCTCTGGCAGGACGGCCGGGACATCGGCGACACCGACGTGCTGGCCGATCTCGCCGAGAGCGTCGGTCTCGACGGCCGGGAAATCCGGGACGCGACGACCGACGAGACGCTGGAAGCGGAACTCCGCGAGCGCTTCGAGCAGGCCCAACAGGCGGGCGTGTCGGGAATCCCGACGTTCGTCTACGCGGGCCACGCGGCGCGCGGTGCGATTCCGCCCGAGCAGTTCGAGCGACTGGTCGAAGGTGGCGAATAGAAATACAAAGCCTACTTACAGGTACGAGACAGTCCTCGTTACATGGCTGTCAGTCGAATATTTAATCAGTTCACGCTATTCGACATTTTCGGCAATCTCATCCCTGGTACCATCGTTTTGGCGGCCGTCGTCTCCGTCTTTCCGATGGAAAACGCGACCCAAATCGCGTCCGCACCGCTCGGAACCCAATTTCTGCTCGCAATTATCGCGTTCGCGCTCGGCCACGTCATCCAACAGCACGCCTCCGAGGCCGCGGGGAAGCGCGAAACGTTCAAAAACACTATCCTCTCGGCACGGTCGTACAGCTACTCCCCTTCGACCGCGCTGGACGATTACGGACGTAAACGGAAGGCCCTCTACCTTCCGTACTATTGCTGGAACGAACGCGTCGGCGACCCGATTCGGAAGCGCTTTCGCGGCTCCATCGTGGGGCGACTCGCGGTGCTTCCCGCTCGGCTTTATCGTTCGGTAGTCGAAGCCGTGTTGCTGGTAAAGATTAAGAAAGACGAACCTTTGCCAGATAACCGACTCGCCAGCAAGGTCTGGATGATCTGTAAGAAAAAATACCGGCTCGATAAGAACTACGACAACTACGGCGATCTGCTCCACCTCATGTCGAGCGACTTGGAGAACCACGGAACATCGCGTGCGCTTCGGTTTCAGGCTATTCGCAACTTCCAGCGCGGAATGTGGATCGCCTGCTTCTACGCCTCCATTCTCTATCTGTGGGTTTCGCTCTCTGATTTCTTGCCCTCGCTGTTCTACGATGCGCTGGCCGCTATCGGTCTCCGACCGTGGACTCCGGCTATTATCGACATCTGGAGTCCGGTCTGGACGCTGATGGTGGTGACCGGAGTCGTCTCCTACTCCTTCTGGGAACTCAAAGAGAAGTACGAGGAGGAGTTTATCGAGTACCTGTTTACCGACTACGTTACGTCTCAGTCCGAGGATTTGACGTGACTTAGACGCGAACTCCCACCGACCGGTCGTTCGAGTCCTCTCCAATGCGCGAGAAGTGCCACACCGTGTGCCGCTCGTTCTGGCTCTCCAGCGTCGCCGTGATGGTGTCTCCTTCGGTGAGATGCTCGATTTTCCGCTCGGTGTCGGAGTCATACTCTCCGTTCATCTCTACCGCCACGAGGAGTCCGGACCGTTCGGGGTCGAGGTCCTCCAGCCAAACGTCACCTTGGGCTTCGACGATGTCTTTCACCCGGTAACGCGATTGAATCTCGTGGCTCATCGTACAATGCACTCTCTATTCCACGGTATATGATTGTTGCGGAGACGCGGGGAGACGAACGAAGTCGTCTTTCTACACCGTGGGCCGAGGCGGCCGGGACCGTCCCGAGCGCGGCGAGTAGCGCCCCACTGCGCGCTATCGGGCGAGTATGCATTGTTCGTCGTCGGTTTCGTAGCGCTATGTAGTCGTTGCATCCCGGCGAAGTGGCCGGACTCGTCGGAACGGAGGCGGGATTGTGCCCCGGTCTCGTCGGGATTCGGACGCTACTCCTCGTCGGCCACGCTCGGGTGCATCTCCGGGTCGTCGTCGCGGGAGTCGGCGAAGTAATCACCCATCACGGCAAGCGAGTCGGCCTCGCGGCGCTCGCGCTCGGCGTCGTCGATTTCCTCGCATCCCGGCGGCACGTCGCGGCCGCGTCCGGTGAAGTACCGCTCGGGAGCCACCCAGTCGTGGTAGAATGGTCGGTCGTCGTCTTCTAGTAGCGTCACCGCGACTTCGGCCCCGTGTCCCGCGGCGACGATAGCCTGATGAGGCTTGCCCGCGAGTCGCCCGGCGGCGTACAGCCCCTCGACGCTGCTCCGTCCCCGCTCGTCGGTCGAGACGAACGTCTTGCCGCGCTCGACCAGTTCCAGCGCGCCGAGCGGTTCGAGGTAGTCGGTCGCGTTCTTCGTCGCGGCGACGACGTACCGGGACCGATAGCTGTCACCGTCGGCGGTCTCGACGACGAAGCGACGACCGGTCGTCGCTTCGTCGTCGCCGCCGTCGTCGGCCCTGCTCACTCGCGTCACTTCCGCCTCTCGGGACTCGCACCCGGCGCGCTCGGCGTGGTCGGCCATCGCGTCGAGCAGGAGACGGGCGTCCACGCCCGCCGGGAATCCCGGATAGTTCTCCAGTCTGGCGTTTCGCCGGAGGATGGAGCCGCCAGCGTCCAGAATCAGTGTTTCGAGGTCGTTCCGCGCGGTGTAGATGGCCGCCGAGCGGCCCGCGACGCCGCCGCCGACGACGACCACGTCGTAGGT
This genomic stretch from Halorussus pelagicus harbors:
- a CDS encoding DUF192 domain-containing protein, which codes for MDNRRAFWFGVGTLLVGGYVLFHAGLLPVPAGTDDRRSLRVTDCAGTEKVHLNAAVADSFAERYVGLSRTESLAPGEGLLLAYDENGSKGIAMRNMDFPLGVVFVSVDGEVTGIKTLDAADSPLSYHLLYETMSESGRYVVETNAGWAAERGVSVGDCVRWLSWSSRGT
- the mutS gene encoding DNA mismatch repair protein MutS — translated: MDAALGPPEKMAENEDELTPMMSQYFELCREYDDSLVLFQVGDFYETFCEAAERTARLLEIALTQREDSTGTYPMAGIPIDSAESYIETLLDAGYRVAVADQVQDPEETTSVVDRAVTRIVTPGTLTEDELLDTEDNNFVACLTEDPDRYGLALLDVSTGDFYATSAEREETIADEVSRFAPAEAIVEPAAEDGAAFFDADCMVTPYDSAAFDSETARERVEAYFGSPDTLLVGDTEARNASSSTTAHDAEIRACGALLAYAEYTRGGKRASGHAGEDGHLDYLNHLTRYEPREYVLLDRVALSSLELFERRTVHGDADVTLLGVLDETACALGSRKLKDWLRRPLLEPDRIEARLDAVEAWTHDVQTREEARDLLRDVYDIERLVARISRGRANARDLRSLKTTLDVVPDLKAAMADFDAELLVELRDDLDELADVRELIGRAIREDPPREITEGDVIQRGYDEELDDLRETEREGKAWIDDLEQQERERTGIGSLKVGHNSVHGYYIEVTNPNLDAVPDDYERRQTLKNSERFYTPELKEREDEILRAESRADDLEHELFRDVRSTVAAESERVQAVADALARLDVLAALAEVAATRDYARPEIGGEGIHIEGGRHPVVERTQQSFVPNDAHLERAASPPSGERDTANAADSFAVITGPNMSGKSTYMRQVALITVLAQTGSFVPAASARIAPVDRIFTRVGASDDIAGGRSTFMVEMTELAAILESATDDSLVLLDEVGRGTSTTDGLAIARAVTEHVHDEVGALTLFATHHHELTETAEELPGAFNLHFAAEGTGEDVTFDHEVRRGAATASYGVQVAREAGVPDEVVGRARELLAEAESADVEPADERSADDSKDEPTADSPPKAVADGPEDELAARLREVDVATMTPLEAMNELAELTREVE
- a CDS encoding thioredoxin family protein, with translation MTDALTTDKPVHLADADELDAFVAENDLALVDFYTKGCSLCQAIEPVVGNVARATDAAVGMLNPRDDLELVDTYDVRSVPTLLLFEDGELVGRMAEGFRGTEAVVEFVESRGRTE
- a CDS encoding DsbA family oxidoreductase → MSQHSTDALAVYSDYVCPFCYLGKAAMEEYREETDDAPEVEWRFYDLRGYKRNPDGSIDHDVDDGKDDDYFAQARENINRLKERYDVEMNLDLSKNVDSWNAQQAALYVRQTEGKELFLDFHESVFDALWQDGRDIGDTDVLADLAESVGLDGREIRDATTDETLEAELRERFEQAQQAGVSGIPTFVYAGHAARGAIPPEQFERLVEGGE
- a CDS encoding NAD(P)/FAD-dependent oxidoreductase; amino-acid sequence: MADDTYDVVVVGGGVAGRSAAIYTARNDLETLILDAGGSILRRNARLENYPGFPAGVDARLLLDAMADHAERAGCESREAEVTRVSRADDGGDDEATTGRRFVVETADGDSYRSRYVVAATKNATDYLEPLGALELVERGKTFVSTDERGRSSVEGLYAAGRLAGKPHQAIVAAGHGAEVAVTLLEDDDRPFYHDWVAPERYFTGRGRDVPPGCEEIDDAERERREADSLAVMGDYFADSRDDDPEMHPSVADEE